A window of the Janthinobacterium agaricidamnosum NBRC 102515 = DSM 9628 genome harbors these coding sequences:
- the gyrB gene encoding DNA topoisomerase (ATP-hydrolyzing) subunit B, translating to MSENPLDNPIPAKAEEYGAASIQILEGLEAVRKRPGMYIGDTSDGTGLHHLVFEVLDNSIDESLAGHCTEIHVTIHSDNSISITDNGRGVPTGLKMDDKHEPKRSAAEIVMTELHAGGKFDQNSYKVSGGLHGVGVSCVNGLSKLLKLTIRRDGKVHHMEFVRGVPQNRIIEMVDGVATSPIQVIGETDKRGTDVHFWADEEIFTHVEFHYEILAKRIRELSFLNNGVNIKLSDQRTGKEEVFAFEGGTRGFVEYINKAKSVLHPTIFQATGERQSDQGTNITVDVSMQWNDAYNEQVLCFTNNIPQRDGGTHLTGLRAAMTRVINKYIDEHEFAKKAKVEINGDDMREGLTCVLSVKVPEPKFSSQTKDKLVSSEVRGPVEEIVAKTLSDYLQEKPNDAKIICGKIVEAARAREAARKARDLTRRKGVMDGLGLSAKLADCQEKDPALSELYIVEGDSAGGSAKQGRDRKFQAILPLRGKVLNVEKARFEKMLSSEQITTLIATLGTSIGPDEFNVDKLRYHRIIIMTDADVDGAHIRTLLLTLFYRQMPQLVERGHIYIAQPPLYKVKAGRDERYLKDDLEEASYMMTVALNSAVLVPREGAEAISGEALGELVRQFNLANAIMTRLTRVIDRAALTAIMTGVTLNLDTIEQAETSRQALESTINDPAVKVFVRSDELSEKHVLRVERMHHGNVKVSAIDADFVQGPDYSVLANAAATFQGLIGAGAFVRRGEGERMKEIAVVDFHHAMQWLRDEAERTVSKQRYKGLGEMNPDQLWETTMDPTVRRLLKVQIEDAIAADQIFTTLMGDDVEPRRAFIENNALRAGNIDV from the coding sequence ATGTCCGAGAATCCACTAGACAATCCGATCCCAGCCAAAGCGGAAGAATACGGCGCCGCATCGATCCAAATCCTGGAAGGCCTGGAAGCGGTGCGCAAGCGCCCCGGCATGTATATCGGCGACACCTCGGACGGCACCGGCTTGCACCACCTGGTGTTCGAAGTGCTGGACAACTCGATCGACGAATCGCTGGCCGGCCACTGCACCGAAATCCACGTCACGATCCACTCCGACAACTCGATCTCGATCACCGACAATGGCCGCGGCGTGCCGACCGGCCTGAAAATGGACGACAAGCACGAGCCCAAGCGCAGCGCCGCTGAAATCGTCATGACCGAACTGCACGCCGGCGGCAAGTTCGACCAGAACTCGTACAAAGTGTCGGGCGGCTTGCACGGCGTCGGCGTCTCGTGCGTCAACGGCTTGTCGAAACTGCTGAAACTGACCATCCGCCGCGACGGCAAAGTGCACCACATGGAATTCGTCCGTGGCGTGCCGCAAAACCGCATCATCGAAATGGTCGACGGCGTCGCCACCTCGCCGATCCAGGTCATCGGCGAAACCGACAAGCGCGGCACCGACGTCCACTTCTGGGCCGACGAAGAAATCTTCACGCACGTCGAATTCCACTACGAAATCCTGGCCAAGCGCATCCGCGAACTGTCCTTCCTGAACAACGGCGTCAACATCAAGCTGTCCGACCAGCGCACCGGCAAGGAAGAAGTGTTCGCGTTCGAAGGCGGCACCCGCGGTTTCGTCGAATACATCAACAAGGCCAAGTCGGTGCTGCACCCGACGATTTTCCAGGCCACCGGCGAGCGCCAGTCGGACCAGGGCACCAACATCACCGTCGACGTGTCGATGCAATGGAACGACGCCTACAACGAACAGGTGCTGTGCTTCACCAACAACATCCCGCAGCGCGACGGCGGCACCCACCTGACCGGGCTGCGCGCGGCGATGACGCGGGTGATCAACAAATACATCGACGAACACGAATTCGCCAAGAAGGCCAAGGTTGAAATCAACGGCGACGACATGCGCGAAGGCTTGACCTGCGTATTGTCCGTCAAGGTGCCGGAACCGAAATTCTCGTCGCAAACCAAGGACAAGCTGGTGTCGTCCGAAGTGCGCGGCCCGGTCGAGGAAATCGTCGCCAAGACGCTGTCCGACTACCTGCAAGAAAAACCGAACGACGCCAAGATCATTTGCGGCAAGATCGTCGAAGCGGCGCGCGCGCGCGAAGCGGCCCGCAAGGCGCGTGACCTGACCCGCCGCAAAGGCGTGATGGACGGCCTCGGCCTGTCCGCCAAACTGGCCGACTGCCAGGAAAAAGACCCGGCCTTGTCCGAACTGTACATTGTCGAGGGCGATTCCGCGGGCGGCTCGGCCAAACAGGGACGCGACCGCAAATTCCAGGCCATCCTGCCATTGCGCGGCAAGGTGCTGAACGTCGAAAAGGCGCGCTTCGAAAAAATGCTGTCGTCGGAACAGATCACCACCCTGATCGCGACGCTGGGCACCTCGATCGGACCGGACGAATTCAACGTCGACAAACTGCGCTACCACCGCATCATCATCATGACCGATGCGGACGTCGACGGCGCCCACATCCGCACCCTGCTGCTGACGCTGTTCTACCGCCAGATGCCGCAACTGGTCGAGCGCGGCCACATCTACATCGCCCAGCCGCCGCTGTACAAGGTCAAGGCCGGCCGCGACGAGCGCTACCTGAAGGACGACCTGGAAGAAGCCAGCTACATGATGACCGTGGCGCTGAACAGCGCCGTGCTGGTGCCGCGCGAAGGCGCCGAGGCCATCAGCGGCGAAGCGCTGGGCGAACTGGTACGCCAGTTCAACCTGGCCAACGCCATCATGACCCGCCTGACCCGCGTGATCGACCGTGCCGCGCTGACCGCCATCATGACCGGCGTGACGCTGAACCTGGACACCATCGAGCAAGCCGAAACCTCGCGCCAGGCGCTGGAAAGCACCATCAACGACCCGGCGGTCAAAGTCTTCGTGCGTTCCGATGAACTGTCCGAAAAACACGTGCTGCGCGTCGAGCGCATGCATCACGGCAACGTCAAAGTCAGCGCCATCGACGCCGACTTCGTGCAAGGCCCGGACTACAGCGTGCTGGCCAACGCGGCGGCGACGTTCCAGGGCTTGATCGGCGCAGGCGCGTTCGTGCGCCGCGGCGAAGGCGAGCGCATGAAGGAAATCGCCGTGGTGGACTTCCACCACGCCATGCAATGGCTGCGCGACGAAGCCGAACGCACCGTCTCGAAACAGCGCTACAAAGGGTTGGGCGAGATGAACCCGGACCAACTGTGGGAAACCACCATGGACCCAACCGTGCGCCGCTTGCTGAAAGTGCAGATCGAGGATGCGATCGCGGCGGATCAGATTTTCACGACGCTGATGGGGGACGATGTGGAACCGCGCAGGGCGTTTATTGAGAATAATGCGTTGAGGGCGGGGAATATTGACGTTTAA
- the dnaN gene encoding DNA polymerase III subunit beta has translation MQLVKTTRDTLLRPLQIVSGIVERRHTMPILANILIRKDGEHVSFLSTDTEVQITTHAEIGSGADVTGTTVAARKLLDILRALPESGDVTMTLLNKRLTVQTGKSRFALQTLAAEEFPTVQQAESYNASVTLPQKTLKHLFNMVHFSMAQQDIRYYLNGLLLVLDGNNVIAVATDGHRLAFCQVATEQTFERQEVIIPRKTIIELQRLLEENDEPVQLDIAANQVKLTFADIELISKLVEGKFPDYTRVIPKGYKNDFTIGRDELLRSLQRAAIMTSDKFKGVRCIITPGSMKISSTNADQEEAVEELEIDYGGDSVDIGFNVTYLLDVLNNLKCEQVNIALGDSNSSALISIPDNADFKYVVMPMRI, from the coding sequence ATGCAATTGGTCAAAACCACCCGAGATACCCTTCTCCGGCCACTGCAGATCGTGAGCGGTATTGTCGAGCGTCGGCACACTATGCCGATTCTGGCCAATATCCTCATCCGCAAAGACGGCGAACATGTGTCCTTCCTGTCGACCGACACCGAAGTGCAAATCACCACCCACGCCGAAATCGGCTCGGGCGCCGACGTCACCGGCACCACCGTGGCCGCGCGCAAGCTGCTCGACATCCTGCGCGCGCTGCCTGAATCGGGCGACGTCACGATGACCTTGCTGAACAAGCGCCTGACGGTACAAACCGGCAAGTCGCGCTTCGCCCTGCAAACCCTGGCGGCCGAAGAATTCCCGACCGTGCAGCAAGCCGAAAGCTACAACGCGTCCGTCACGCTGCCCCAAAAAACCCTGAAGCACCTGTTCAACATGGTGCATTTCTCGATGGCGCAGCAAGACATCCGTTATTACCTGAACGGTTTGCTGCTGGTCCTGGACGGCAACAACGTGATCGCCGTGGCAACCGACGGCCACCGCCTGGCGTTTTGCCAGGTCGCGACCGAACAAACCTTCGAGCGCCAGGAAGTCATCATCCCGCGCAAGACCATCATCGAATTGCAGCGCCTGCTGGAAGAAAACGACGAGCCGGTGCAACTGGACATCGCCGCCAACCAGGTCAAGCTGACCTTCGCCGACATCGAACTGATCTCGAAACTGGTCGAAGGCAAATTCCCCGACTACACCCGGGTGATTCCGAAGGGCTACAAAAACGACTTCACCATCGGTCGCGATGAATTGCTGCGTTCGCTGCAACGCGCCGCCATCATGACCAGCGACAAGTTCAAGGGCGTGCGCTGCATCATCACCCCGGGCAGCATGAAAATCAGCTCGACCAACGCCGACCAGGAAGAAGCGGTCGAAGAGCTGGAAATCGACTACGGCGGCGATTCCGTCGACATCGGCTTCAACGTCACCTACCTGCTGGACGTGCTGAACAACCTGAAATGCGAGCAAGTCAACATCGCACTGGGCGACTCGAATTCGTCGGCCTTGATTTCCATCCCTGACAACGCCGACTTCAAGTACGTTGTCATGCCGATGCGGATTTAA
- the dnaA gene encoding chromosomal replication initiator protein DnaA yields MDNFWQACSAQLELELTPQQFSAWIKPLIPLDYEEGKLRIAAPNRFKLDWVKTQFASRITALAIQYFEAPTDVQFVLDPRLALPKKPASPSSVPASDPNGGAPSNRTAAEPAQSVPEFSIGNSPRREQSRINTDLTFDSFVTGKANQLARAAAIQVANNPGVSYNPLFFYGGVGLGKTHLIHAIGNQVMADQPGAKIRYIHAEQYVRDVVTAYQRKGFDDFKHYYHSLDMLLIDDIQFFGGKSRTQEEFFYAFEALIAAKKQIIITSDTYPKEITGMDDRLISRFDSGLTVAIEPPELEMRVAILLKKAKQEGVTFSDDVAFFVAKHLRSNVRELEGALRKILAYSRFHGKDITIDIVKEALKDLLSVQNRQISVENIQKTVADFFNIKVADMYSKRRPANIARPRQIAMYLAKELTQKSLPEIGELFGGRDHTTVLHAVRKIALDRTKNPECNHELHVLEQTLKG; encoded by the coding sequence ATGGATAATTTCTGGCAGGCCTGTTCCGCGCAGTTGGAACTGGAGCTGACACCGCAACAATTCAGTGCGTGGATAAAACCGCTTATCCCCCTCGACTACGAGGAGGGCAAGTTGCGCATCGCCGCGCCCAACCGATTCAAGCTGGACTGGGTCAAGACCCAGTTCGCCAGCCGCATCACGGCGCTGGCGATCCAGTATTTCGAAGCGCCGACCGATGTGCAATTCGTGCTCGACCCGCGCCTGGCCTTGCCGAAAAAACCGGCAAGCCCGAGCAGCGTGCCGGCCAGCGACCCGAATGGCGGCGCGCCCAGCAACCGCACGGCGGCCGAGCCGGCCCAGAGCGTGCCCGAGTTCAGCATCGGCAATTCGCCGCGCCGCGAGCAAAGCCGCATCAATACCGACCTGACCTTCGACAGCTTCGTGACCGGCAAGGCCAACCAGCTGGCGCGCGCCGCCGCGATCCAGGTGGCGAATAATCCGGGCGTGTCGTACAACCCGCTGTTCTTCTACGGCGGCGTCGGCCTTGGTAAAACCCACTTGATCCACGCCATCGGCAACCAGGTGATGGCCGACCAGCCGGGCGCCAAGATCCGCTACATCCACGCGGAACAGTATGTGCGCGACGTAGTGACCGCTTACCAACGCAAGGGTTTCGACGACTTCAAGCACTATTACCACTCGCTGGACATGCTGCTGATCGATGATATTCAATTCTTTGGCGGCAAGAGCCGGACGCAGGAAGAGTTCTTCTATGCGTTCGAGGCGCTGATCGCGGCCAAGAAACAGATCATCATCACCTCGGACACCTATCCGAAAGAGATCACCGGCATGGATGACCGCCTGATCTCGCGCTTCGATTCCGGCCTGACGGTGGCGATCGAACCGCCGGAACTGGAAATGCGCGTGGCGATCCTGCTGAAGAAAGCCAAGCAGGAAGGCGTGACCTTTTCCGACGACGTGGCGTTTTTCGTCGCCAAGCACTTGCGCTCCAACGTGCGCGAGCTGGAAGGCGCGTTGCGCAAGATCCTGGCGTACTCGCGTTTCCATGGCAAGGACATCACCATCGATATCGTCAAAGAAGCGCTGAAAGACTTGCTGTCGGTACAAAACCGCCAGATCAGCGTGGAAAACATCCAGAAAACGGTGGCCGACTTCTTCAACATCAAGGTCGCCGACATGTATTCCAAGCGCCGTCCGGCGAATATCGCCCGGCCGCGCCAGATCGCGATGTATCTGGCCAAGGAATTGACGCAAAAGAGCTTGCCGGAAATCGGTGAACTGTTTGGCGGCCGCGATCATACGACGGTGTTGCACGCGGTACGCAAGATCGCGCTGGACCGCACCAAGAACCCGGAATGCAACCATGAATTACATGTGCTGGAACAGACGTTGAAGGGATAA
- the rpmH gene encoding 50S ribosomal protein L34 produces MKRTYQPSVVRRKRTHGFRARMATRGGRDVLNARRAKGRKRLAV; encoded by the coding sequence ATGAAACGTACTTACCAACCTTCCGTCGTCCGCCGCAAGCGTACGCACGGCTTCCGCGCTCGTATGGCTACCCGTGGCGGTCGTGATGTGCTCAACGCACGTCGCGCAAAAGGCCGCAAACGTCTGGCCGTCTAG
- the rnpA gene encoding ribonuclease P protein component, whose amino-acid sequence MASCTPVGNFREGSHDFARVRRIVKTDEFSSVFRLRPAQKTAHFVLYTRLNELPHARLGVVVAKRFAPRAATRNTIKRVTRELFRVSKLPAIDCVVRLSRAVNTKDGPATTARLKAELRAELTRLFASQNHPRKPLSAVSPADGVKPAP is encoded by the coding sequence GTGGCTAGCTGTACTCCAGTCGGCAATTTTCGCGAAGGTTCACACGACTTCGCACGCGTTCGGCGTATCGTTAAAACGGATGAATTTTCATCCGTTTTTCGTTTGCGTCCGGCGCAAAAAACAGCCCATTTCGTGCTGTACACCCGACTGAATGAATTGCCGCATGCGCGGCTGGGCGTCGTTGTGGCCAAGCGTTTCGCGCCGCGCGCGGCGACCCGCAACACGATCAAGCGCGTGACGCGCGAATTGTTTCGCGTCAGTAAATTGCCCGCCATCGATTGCGTGGTGCGCCTGTCGCGCGCCGTCAACACCAAGGATGGCCCCGCCACCACGGCCAGGCTGAAAGCCGAGCTGCGGGCGGAATTGACGCGTTTGTTTGCTTCGCAAAATCATCCGCGCAAGCCGCTTAGTGCTGTCAGCCCGGCCGATGGCGTCAAGCCAGCGCCATGA
- the yidD gene encoding membrane protein insertion efficiency factor YidD encodes MKTLLLLLLRFYQLAISPMLGPRCRFYPSCSHYAMEALNVHGVLKGGWLAARRLGRCHPWNDGGLDPVPPSDKSGKAKQSSTTACGCNHS; translated from the coding sequence ATGAAAACCCTGCTATTGCTGTTGTTGCGCTTTTATCAGCTCGCCATCAGTCCGATGCTGGGTCCGCGTTGCCGTTTTTATCCGAGTTGTTCGCACTATGCGATGGAAGCGCTGAACGTGCATGGCGTATTGAAAGGCGGCTGGCTGGCCGCCAGGCGGCTGGGGCGCTGCCATCCGTGGAATGACGGCGGGCTCGATCCGGTGCCGCCTTCCGATAAGTCCGGCAAGGCCAAACAATCTTCAACGACCGCTTGCGGTTGCAACCACTCCTGA
- the yidC gene encoding membrane protein insertase YidC: MDINKRTILWIVFSVSLVVLWNDWMVSNGKQSMFSATPEQAVKAPAAPGANGALPAASGASALPGAAVADAAFKSERITITTDVIKADIDTLGGQVKRLELLKYKSSGHPGWFGGCFGLFKWCQPDADVAKNEVLFDEGIGHTYLAQTGLIGGSAGAVFPNHTSGFVAQPGVRTLTNGDTVQLVLDSVQGGIKLTKTFTFKRGDYVIDVKHTVTNVGDVPVKPELYMQLVHDGNKPAGDSYFNSSYTGPTMYTDADKYKKLTFDKIEKETAESIKTGRPMAQDHAVKADNGWFAISQHFFVSAFVPQDKLSRDIFTKKVDTNVYAIGNVLPIATLAPGASATVDAKLYSGPQISHLLETVSPGLELVKDYGWLTIIAKPIFWVMEHIHGILGNWGFTIIAFTILIKLLFFPLSAAGYRSMAKMKLVTPKMQALRERYKGDPQKMNQATMELYKTEKINPLGGCLPILVQMPVFIALYWVLNASVEIRGAPWIGWITDLAQHDPWCILPVLYAISMFITTKLNPAPADPMQAKMMLFMPLAFSVMFFFFPSGLVLYWVVNNVLSIGQQWVITKKYAPAAAK, translated from the coding sequence ATGGATATCAATAAACGTACCATCCTGTGGATCGTGTTTTCCGTGTCGCTGGTAGTTCTGTGGAACGACTGGATGGTCTCGAACGGCAAACAATCCATGTTTTCCGCGACGCCGGAACAGGCGGTCAAGGCTCCCGCCGCGCCTGGCGCGAACGGCGCGCTGCCGGCCGCCAGCGGCGCTTCCGCCCTGCCGGGCGCAGCCGTGGCCGATGCCGCGTTCAAGAGCGAACGCATCACCATCACCACCGACGTCATCAAGGCCGATATCGACACCCTCGGCGGCCAGGTCAAACGCCTGGAATTGCTGAAGTATAAGAGCAGCGGCCATCCAGGCTGGTTCGGCGGCTGTTTCGGCCTGTTCAAGTGGTGCCAGCCGGATGCGGACGTGGCCAAGAATGAAGTCTTGTTCGACGAAGGCATCGGCCACACCTACCTGGCGCAAACCGGCCTGATCGGCGGCAGCGCCGGCGCGGTGTTCCCTAACCATACGTCCGGTTTCGTGGCCCAGCCAGGCGTACGCACGCTGACCAATGGCGACACCGTGCAACTGGTGCTGGACTCGGTGCAAGGCGGTATCAAGCTGACCAAGACGTTTACCTTCAAGCGCGGCGATTACGTGATCGACGTCAAGCATACCGTCACCAACGTCGGTGACGTGCCGGTCAAGCCTGAGCTGTACATGCAACTGGTTCATGACGGCAACAAACCAGCGGGCGATTCCTATTTCAACAGCAGCTATACCGGCCCGACCATGTACACCGACGCCGACAAGTATAAAAAGCTGACGTTCGACAAGATCGAAAAGGAAACCGCCGAATCGATCAAGACGGGCCGGCCGATGGCGCAAGACCATGCGGTCAAGGCTGACAATGGCTGGTTTGCTATCTCGCAACACTTCTTTGTGTCGGCATTCGTACCGCAAGACAAGCTGTCGCGCGATATCTTCACCAAGAAAGTGGACACCAACGTCTACGCCATCGGTAACGTATTGCCGATCGCCACACTGGCGCCGGGCGCCAGCGCCACTGTCGACGCCAAGCTGTATTCCGGTCCGCAAATCTCGCACTTGCTGGAAACCGTGTCGCCTGGCCTGGAACTGGTCAAGGATTATGGCTGGCTGACGATTATCGCCAAGCCGATCTTCTGGGTCATGGAACACATCCACGGCATCCTGGGCAACTGGGGCTTTACCATCATCGCCTTCACCATCCTGATCAAGCTGCTGTTCTTCCCGCTGTCGGCGGCAGGCTACCGCAGCATGGCCAAGATGAAACTGGTGACGCCGAAGATGCAGGCGTTGCGCGAACGCTACAAAGGCGATCCGCAAAAGATGAACCAGGCCACCATGGAACTGTACAAGACCGAGAAAATCAACCCGCTCGGCGGCTGCCTGCCTATTTTGGTGCAAATGCCGGTGTTTATCGCGCTGTACTGGGTGCTGAACGCGTCGGTTGAAATTCGCGGCGCGCCGTGGATCGGCTGGATCACCGACCTGGCCCAGCACGACCCATGGTGCATCTTGCCGGTGCTGTACGCGATTTCGATGTTCATCACCACCAAGCTGAACCCGGCCCCGGCCGATCCGATGCAGGCGAAGATGATGCTGTTCATGCCGCTGGCGTTTTCGGTCATGTTCTTCTTCTTCCCGTCCGGCCTGGTGCTGTACTGGGTGGTGAACAACGTGCTGTCGATCGGACAGCAGTGGGTAATCACCAAGAAATACGCGCCGGCCGCGGCAAAATAA
- the mnmE gene encoding tRNA uridine-5-carboxymethylaminomethyl(34) synthesis GTPase MnmE — MKLDSSPIAAIATALGRGGIGVVRASGKDLAPLIGALFGATALRPRHASYLPFTSGDGAIIDQGIALHFPGPNSYTGEDVLELQGHGGPVVLQMLLARVLEAGRDIGLRLAEPGEFTRRAFLNDKLDLAQAEAVADLIDASTEAAAKSASQSLSGAFSKTIHALVEQVTGLRMLVEATLDFPEEEIDFLEKSDARGQLQGVIEALHKVFTQAAQGALLREGLNVVLVGQPNVGKSSLLNALAGADVAIVTPIAGTTRDKVSEIIQIEGIPLNIIDTAGIRSAEDAVDVVERIGIERTWGEVGKADVILHLLDADHGPTLADEHIVAAFPAGVPVLRIWNKIDLSGHKPAVDAMDDATHVYLSAHEHIGIDLLRAELLRIAGWQQTGESLYLARERHLIALKSAGKHLGIAAEHAAQSDQSLDLFAEELRLAQVQLSSITGEFSPDDLLGVIFSRFCIGK, encoded by the coding sequence ATGAAACTCGACTCTTCCCCTATCGCCGCCATCGCCACCGCACTTGGCCGAGGCGGCATCGGCGTGGTACGCGCGTCCGGCAAGGACCTGGCGCCGCTGATCGGCGCGCTGTTCGGCGCGACAGCGTTGCGGCCGCGCCACGCCAGCTATTTGCCATTCACGTCCGGCGACGGCGCCATCATCGACCAGGGCATCGCGCTCCACTTCCCGGGACCGAATTCCTACACCGGCGAGGACGTGCTGGAATTGCAGGGTCATGGCGGCCCGGTGGTCTTGCAAATGCTGCTGGCGCGGGTGCTGGAAGCGGGCCGGGACATCGGCTTGCGGCTGGCCGAACCGGGCGAATTCACCCGCCGCGCCTTCCTCAACGATAAACTGGACCTGGCGCAGGCGGAAGCGGTGGCCGACTTGATCGACGCGTCGACCGAGGCCGCCGCCAAGTCCGCGTCGCAATCGCTGTCCGGCGCGTTTTCGAAAACCATCCACGCGCTGGTCGAGCAAGTGACGGGCTTGCGCATGCTGGTCGAAGCGACGCTCGACTTCCCGGAAGAGGAAATCGATTTCCTCGAAAAATCCGATGCGCGCGGCCAGTTGCAAGGCGTGATCGAGGCGCTGCACAAGGTCTTTACCCAGGCGGCGCAGGGCGCCTTGCTGCGCGAAGGCTTGAACGTGGTGCTGGTCGGCCAGCCGAACGTCGGCAAATCTTCCTTGCTGAACGCGCTGGCCGGCGCCGACGTGGCGATCGTCACGCCGATCGCCGGCACCACCCGCGACAAGGTCAGCGAAATCATCCAGATCGAAGGCATCCCGCTGAACATCATCGACACGGCCGGCATCCGCAGCGCGGAAGACGCGGTCGACGTGGTCGAACGGATCGGCATCGAACGGACCTGGGGCGAAGTGGGCAAGGCCGACGTGATCCTGCACTTGCTGGACGCCGACCATGGCCCGACGCTGGCCGATGAACACATCGTCGCCGCGTTCCCGGCCGGCGTGCCGGTGCTGCGCATCTGGAACAAGATCGATTTGTCGGGCCACAAGCCGGCGGTCGATGCGATGGATGACGCGACCCATGTGTATCTGTCGGCCCACGAGCATATCGGCATCGACTTGCTGCGCGCCGAATTGCTGCGCATCGCAGGCTGGCAGCAAACCGGCGAATCGCTGTACCTGGCGCGCGAGCGTCACTTGATCGCGCTGAAATCGGCCGGCAAGCACCTCGGTATCGCGGCCGAGCACGCGGCCCAAAGCGACCAGTCGCTGGACTTGTTCGCCGAAGAGCTGCGCCTGGCGCAAGTGCAATTGTCGAGCATCACCGGCGAGTTTTCGCCGGACGATTTGCTGGGCGTGATTTTTAGTCGGTTTTGTATTGGGAAATAG
- a CDS encoding lysozyme inhibitor LprI family protein has translation MTVQRRLLVPMLFVIAAVAAIGCERRDAASSPNSPETSESLTAAPLVTDLVTSERPRDEAAFIDAVSQAQAAQSSAQNDMQRGGIKADRDAAICKLLASGTIQGWTGRVSKVDANSDGKGVFAVEIAPNIFLKTWNNDLSDINDRTLMEPGSQVFKAASRMQKDSPVRLSGNFFAASESDCIKEGSLTLRGKLKDPEFIFRFDTVSVLTPTLSAAHVVERNSAADEVRVATPPVSNSPEPSGAVQSSVDSPDAQGDEVRQSISDRDSVSEQGDRVDCRKAGSRTEHLICGTPELAAADANMALVYQVALRQTSDKNALMGFQNDWIKYNRDRCSDVDCLRQSYRERLDNLQGTR, from the coding sequence ATGACAGTTCAGCGACGCCTTTTGGTGCCTATGTTGTTCGTGATTGCTGCCGTCGCCGCAATCGGGTGTGAAAGAAGGGATGCTGCTTCCTCTCCAAATAGCCCGGAAACTTCCGAAAGTCTTACTGCTGCACCGTTAGTCACTGACTTAGTAACTTCGGAGCGCCCACGAGATGAGGCGGCGTTCATCGATGCGGTGAGTCAAGCTCAAGCGGCGCAGAGCAGCGCACAAAACGATATGCAGCGTGGGGGCATTAAAGCTGACCGAGATGCCGCCATTTGCAAACTGCTGGCAAGTGGCACTATCCAAGGCTGGACAGGCCGCGTGTCTAAGGTGGATGCAAATAGTGATGGGAAAGGCGTTTTTGCTGTTGAGATTGCTCCCAACATCTTTTTGAAAACTTGGAACAACGATCTATCCGACATTAATGACCGTACCCTGATGGAACCGGGTTCCCAAGTATTTAAAGCAGCATCAAGGATGCAAAAAGATAGCCCTGTGCGCTTAAGTGGGAATTTTTTTGCTGCTAGTGAAAGCGATTGCATTAAAGAAGGAAGCTTGACTTTGCGTGGTAAATTGAAGGATCCCGAGTTTATCTTTAGATTCGATACTGTGTCCGTGTTGACCCCTACCCTTAGTGCTGCTCATGTCGTAGAGAGGAATTCTGCTGCGGATGAGGTACGGGTAGCTACCCCTCCAGTCAGTAATAGCCCTGAGCCATCAGGCGCAGTGCAATCATCTGTCGATTCTCCAGATGCACAAGGGGATGAGGTCAGGCAATCGATCAGTGATAGAGACTCCGTTAGCGAGCAGGGGGACAGAGTCGATTGTCGTAAGGCCGGCTCCCGTACCGAGCACTTAATTTGTGGAACCCCAGAGTTGGCTGCAGCAGATGCAAACATGGCGTTAGTATATCAAGTAGCATTACGTCAGACCTCAGATAAGAATGCTTTGATGGGTTTCCAAAACGACTGGATCAAGTACAACAGAGATCGATGTTCAGACGTCGATTGCTTACGTCAGTCTTATCGCGAGCGTCTAGATAATCTTCAGGGTACCCGATAG